The following are encoded together in the Malaya genurostris strain Urasoe2022 chromosome 3, Malgen_1.1, whole genome shotgun sequence genome:
- the LOC131436632 gene encoding uncharacterized protein LOC131436632, with protein sequence MNRWLTLVCVLGLLSGAHSFYASIAVGGNGLVTIANNFKTVSTIMANYFTALNAARTPIIASLNDLMGYVNKTYTALNITYGASQANLVSLLEVINSFNQSITYADQMVTQGFTQSWGTLINSLNQGVQNVLGMYSSLLSSSSYPANVDNCTVQNATRMANIPNIIANAAQCLQVETNQITAIVPVVLGTIATLKSDLVTLNNNLAQICNAASPNCINLYFSGIYQDYYAFFSELYLILTVIQSPQQFAIQRDQACGNLALADAQDEINDLMNSFTQCAYPSQ encoded by the exons ATGAACCGTTGGCTGACGTTAGTCTGTGTCCTGGGTTTGCTCAGTGGGGCGCACTCGTTTTACGCCTCTATTGCGGTGGGAGGCAATGGTCTGGTAACGATAGCCAATAACTTCAAAACAGTTTCCACAATTATGGCAAATTATTTTACCGCCTTGAACGCCGCCCGTACACCGATTATCGCTAGTTTAAATGATCTTATGGGTTATGTTAATAAAACTTACACCGCTCTAAACATAACGTATGGTGCCAGTCAAGCTAACTTAGTGAGCTTGCTGGAAGTAATAAATTCCTTCAACCAGTCAATCACGTACGCTGATCAGATGGTAACTCAGGGATTTACCCAAAGCTGGGGTACGTTGATTAATTCATTGAATCAAGGAGTTCAAAATGTGCTGGGTATGTATTCGTCTTTACTAAGCTCTTCGAGTTACCCAGCGAATGTCGACAACTGCACTGTCCAGAATGCTACCCGAATGGCAAACATTCCAAACATCATAGCGAATGCTGCCCAATGCTTGCAAGTCGAAACCAATCAGATTACGGCTATCGTGCCAGTGGTTCTAGGAACGATCGCCACGTTGAAAAGTGACCTGGTAACACTCAACAACAACCTGGCACAAATTTGTAACGCGGCTTCACCCAATTGCATCAACCTG tACTTCAGCGGCATCTATCAAGATTACTATGCCTTCTTCTCAGAATTGTACCTGATACTGACAGTAATTCAGTCGCCACAGCAGTTTGCCATACAACGCGACCAGGCGTGCGGAAATCTTGCCCTTGCCGATGCACAAGATGAAATCAATGATCTGATGAATAGTTTTACGCAATGTGCTTACCCATCGCAATAA
- the LOC131438429 gene encoding uncharacterized protein LOC131438429 has translation MNHWLTLVCTLALLSGAHSFYASIAVGGNGLVTLANNLKAVSTIMANYYAALNAANSPIIASLNDLLGYANTTYTALNKTYGASQPGIVNLVQLVPYLNQSVSNGEQSVNQAFASDWSSLFGSLNQIVDRVMSMYSSLLSTSSYSSKADNCTSQNATQMVNVTNAIVNAAQCLQVEANQNTALVPDILGTIALLKNDLATLNNNLLNCNVASTRCVNQYFDGIYDDWMNFQSELYTLLATIQSSQQFAQQRDQACGNFALADVQDEINNLINSFSQCAFSSP, from the exons ATGAACCATTGGTTGACATTAGTCTGTACCCTGGCCTTACTGAGTGGGGCTCACTCGTTCTACGCATCCATTGCGGTGGGTGGCAATGGTCTTGTAACTTTAGCCAACAACCTTAAAGCAGTTTCGACTATTATGGCAAACTATTATGCCGCTTTGAACGCTGCCAACTCACCGATAATTGCTAGTTTGAATGATCTTTTGGGATACGCTAATACAACTTATACCGCTCTGAATAAAACGTATGGTGCCAGTCAACCTGGCATAGTGAACTTGGTACAACTCGTACCCTACTTGAATCAATCGGTTTCGAATGGTGAGCAATCAGTGAATCAGGCATTCGCTAGTGATTGGAGTTCGTTGTTCGGTTCTCTGAATCAAATAGTCGATCGTGTAATGTCGATGTATTCGTCCTTACTATCCACATCTAGTTACTCGTCGAAAGCCGACAACTGCACATCTCAGAATGCTACCCAAATGGTGAACGTTACGAACGCCATAGTGAATGCTGCCCAGTGTTTGCAAGTCGAAGCCAATCAGAATACGGCTCTCGTTCCCGACATTCTAGGGACGATCGCTTTGTTGAAaaacgatttggcaacactcaacAACAATCTGCTGAATTGTAACGTGGCCTCCACTAGATGCGTCAACCAG taTTTCGATGGCATCTACGACGATTGGATGAACTTCCAGTCTGAACTGTATACGCTTCTGGCAACGATTCAATCATCTCAGCAGTTTGCTCAACAACGCGATCAGGCCTGCGGAAATTTTGCACTTGCCGATGTTCAAGATGAAATCAACAATCTAATAAATAGTTTTTCGCAGTGTGCTTTTTCATCACCATAA
- the LOC131436482 gene encoding uncharacterized protein LOC131436482 gives MKFFLALVGTLLLGGVVRAQSTVSLNVAGNVSIALAGINATISTLNNTLLAADKIVLASYNNWANASIKNLTGLLNRFVNYSTLSLDSINNSITNLQQQLTYSPPFMLPSTDFSILNLFTTVYDTAAKTADTLSAAALNLTSYATCANSVSLTCLRKYGANLTAAPILMSRFNDCLSVENTRLAQIGLNMSIAINTSTAAAQNLFSLISLCNVPTAAALNSTNPYTTPSINCLTTFLSQIGTSNSVSYITMAVDSTRSYQTQVVNFRATRCAQLVQYDIQDTITRVNTAFSKCLSTGS, from the exons ATGAAATTCTTTCTAGCACTCGTTGGGACCTTGCTTCTCGGAGGTGTTGTCCGAGCTCAAAGTACAGTGTCGCTGAATGTGGCCGGCAATGTTTCTATTGCACTGGCTGGCATCAACGCCACCATCAGTACGCTAAATAATACACTTTTGGCGGCGGATAAGATAGTTCTAGCCTCGTATAATAACTGGGCAAACGCTTCTATCAAAAACCTTACCGGGCTGCTCAACCGATTTGTGAACTATTCAACACTTAGTCTGGACTCAATCAATAATTCCATCACCAATTTACAACAACAGTTGACCTACAGCCCACCGTTCATGCTACCATCAACCGATTTTTCGATATTGAATTTGTTCACAACTGTTTACGACACGGCGGCAAAAACTGCCGATACTCTAAGCGCAGCAGCTTTGAATCTAACATCCTACGCTACCTGTGCTAACAGTGTCTCGCTAACCTGCTTACGAAAGTACGGAGCTAATTTGACCGCTGCACCGATCCTGATGAGTCGTTTCAACGATTGCCTATCGGTAGAAAATACCAGACTGGCTCAAATTGGATTGAACATGAGCATTGCAATCAACACCTCCACCGCAGCCGCCCAAAACTTGTTCAGTCTTATTTCGCTATGCAATGTTCCCACAGCGGCGGCCTTGAATTCAACTAACCCATACACCACACCCTCGATAAATTGTCTTACCACG TTCCTGAGCCAAATTGGTACATCTAACAGTGTTTCTTACATCACCATGGCCGTCGATTCAACGCGCTCTTATCAAACTCAAGTTGTGAACTTTAGGGCAACTCGATGCGCCCAGCTTGTGCAGTACGACATCCAGGATACTATTACGCGTGTGAACACTGCTTTTTCCAAATGTTTATCTACCGGATCCTAG